One segment of Myotis daubentonii chromosome 11, mMyoDau2.1, whole genome shotgun sequence DNA contains the following:
- the LOC132211901 gene encoding proteasome maturation protein-like, with translation MNTRGLEPQLKDSTLVTERSASGSFESHDLLQKGFSYVKNELLPSHPLQLLEKNFQLNQDKMNFSTLRNIQGLFAPLKLQMELKAVQQVQCLLFLLILNLLLDNLRGNDETIGFEDILNNPSQSEWENHT, from the coding sequence ATGAATACCAGAGGACTTGAACCTCAGCTAAAGGACAGTACTCTAGTTACTGAGCGATCAGCAAGTGGATCTTTTGAAAGTCATGAtcttcttcaaaaaggtttttctTATGTGAAAAATGAACTTTTGCCCAGTCATCCTCTtcaattattagaaaaaaatttccaGCTCAACCAAGATAAAATGAATTTTTCCACACTGAGAAACATCCAGGGTCTGTTTGCTCCACTAAAATTGCAAATGGAATTGAAGGCAGTTCAACAAGTTCAGTGTCTTCTGTTTCTTCTAATCTTAAACCTTTTACTGGATAATTTGAGGGGTAATGATGAGACTATTGGATTTGAAGATATTCTTAATAACCCATCACAAAGTGAATGGGAGAACCACACTTGA